A region of Lycium barbarum isolate Lr01 chromosome 1, ASM1917538v2, whole genome shotgun sequence DNA encodes the following proteins:
- the LOC132598812 gene encoding uncharacterized protein LOC132598812 has protein sequence MALSLLSPSPSALCFRSSTSSSSTGNFKRLWSSRSRTGPALPVLTRASKENDDDKPAFNPFGFVTDNPSSRSAIQMPESPAEDGNVGQMLYRIEDKGKEYGKYVKSGKFRWFVRETGSPESRRGTVIFLHGAPTQSFSYRVVMSQMSDAGFHCFAPDWIGFGFSDKPQPGYGFDYTEKEFHEEFEKLLEVLGVTSPFFLVVQGFLVGSYGLTWTLKNPSKISKLAILNTPLTVSSPIPGLFQQLRIPFFGEFTCQNAVMAERFIEAGSAYVLKLEKADVYRLPYLASSGPGFALLETARKANLNEIAIQISSGFASGSWDKPILVAWGISDKYLPQSVAEEFQKGNPRSVELKLIEGAGHMPQEDWPEKVVDALRMFLRV, from the exons ATGGcactctctcttctctctccttctCCCTCTGCTCTATGCTTTCGCAGTTCCACTTCTTCATCGTCGACCGGCAATTTCAAAAGGCTATGGTCAAGCAGAAGCAGAACCGGACCGGCACTTCCGGTTCTCACGAGAGCTTCTAAAGAGAACGACGATGATAAACCGGCATTTAACCCCTTCGGTTTTGTCACTGATAATCCGTCCAGCCGAAGCGCAATTCAGATGCCTGAGAGTCCTGCTGAGGACGGAAACGTCGGCCAAATGCTTTAC AGAATTGAAGACAAAGGGAAGGAATACGGAAAGTATGTCAAATCGGGGAAATTTAGGTGGTTTGTGAGAGAAACAG GATCACCTGAAAGCAGACGCGGGACAGTTATCTTTCTCCATGGAGCTCCAACACAATCGTTCAGCTATCGAGTTGTTATGTCTCAG ATGTCAGATGCTGGGTTCCACTGCTTTGCACCTGACTGGATTGGATTTGGATTTAGTGACAAGCCCCAACCTGGTTATGGTTTTGACTACACTG AGAAAGAGTTCCATGAAGAGTTCGAGAAGTTACTTGAAGTCCTGGGGGTGACATCTCCATTTTTCCTTGTAGTTCAG GGATTCCTTGTGGGTTCATACGGATTGACTTGGACCTTGAAAAATCCGAGCAAAATATCGAAGCTTGCGATTTTGAACACTCCATTGACAGTTTCTTCACCTATTCCTGGACTTTTTCAGCAACTCAG AATTCCTTTCTTTGGTGAATTTACTTGCCAGAATGCAGTAATGGCAGAGCGCTTTATTGAAGCAGGTAGCGC CTACGTCTTAAAGCTGGAGAAGGCAGACGTGTACCGGCTACCATATTTGGCAAGCAGTGGACCTGGATTTG CTTTGTTGGAAACAGCACGGAAAGCTAACCTCAATGAGATTGCAATTCAAATATCATCTGGTTTTGCATCTGGAAG CTGGGATAAACCAATTCTAGTTGCTTGGGGAATATCAGATAAGTATCTCCCACAATCAGTTGCGGAAGAATTTCAGAAGGGAAATCCTAGATCTGTCGAGCTTAAGCTGATTGAAGGTGCTGGCCATATGCCGCAAGAAGACTG GCCTGAGAAAGTAGTTGATGCTCTTAGAATGTTTCTCCGAGTTTGA